The following coding sequences are from one Neodiprion lecontei isolate iyNeoLeco1 chromosome 7, iyNeoLeco1.1, whole genome shotgun sequence window:
- the LOC107223518 gene encoding autophagy protein 12-like, giving the protein MADNEEDSLPAVEVPENEDQAGDAPSESDAPQSLEPISSDTNLGPSDQSQTVANKDLAKIDVYLKATGNAPIMKRKKWTVSQDQHIGWIAEFIKKYLKLDPNERLFLYINQTFAPAPDQTVKNLYDCYGIDGKLVIHYCKSHAWG; this is encoded by the exons ATGGCTGATAACGAAGAGGACAGTCTGCCAGCTGTCGAGGTGCCGGAGAACGAGGATCAGGCCGGAGACGCGCCAAGCGAAAGCGATGCTCCGCAAAGTCTGGAGCCGATTTCTTCGGACACAAATTTGGGGCCCAGCGATCAGTCCCAAACAGTGGCAAATAAGGATTTGGCTAAAA TTGACGTCTACTTGAAGGCGACAGGCAATGCGCCGATCatgaagagaaagaaatggACCGTCAGCCAGGATCAGCACATTGGCTGGATAGCAGAGTTCattaagaaatatttgaaacttgaCCCAAATGAGAGATTG TTTCTGTATATTAATCAAACGTTTGCACCAGCACCCGACCAGACTGTTAAAAACCTGTACGATTGCTACGGTATCGATGGAAAGCTAGTAATTCACTACTGCAAATCTCACGCCTGGGGATGA